Proteins co-encoded in one Haloarcula pelagica genomic window:
- a CDS encoding citrate synthase: protein MTDDTVRPGLEGVTVAETRLSRVDGEAGELLVGGYPVETLAGNASFEEAVYLLFEDRLPTGRELDRFRSELAAHRTLDEEVHGVVRRAAADGDPAMDALRMGVAAASLGIDAEDPRTAATRVVAVAPTIVAAYWRYRQDEAPIEPDPDLSHAANYLYMLTGERPSDAAVRGLETYLATVIDHGLNASTFTARTVVSTESDLVSAGTAAIGTLKGPLHGGAPGPVLDMLQSVHESGDPEGFVRDRLDAGERLMGFGHRVYRVRDPRAAVLSSAAERFYAGTDEDGFYETVEQFESVALDALAEHKPDRRLATNVEFYTAALLHGVGIPRDLFTATFAVGRAGGWMAHCLEQLDDNRLIRPVSAYVGATDREWTPVAER from the coding sequence GTGACCGACGACACCGTCCGCCCGGGGCTGGAGGGCGTGACCGTCGCCGAGACTCGCCTCAGCCGGGTCGACGGGGAGGCCGGCGAACTCCTCGTCGGGGGCTATCCCGTCGAAACGCTGGCGGGCAACGCCTCCTTCGAGGAGGCCGTCTACCTCCTGTTCGAGGACCGCCTCCCGACCGGCCGGGAACTCGATCGGTTCCGGTCGGAACTCGCGGCCCACCGCACGCTCGACGAGGAGGTCCACGGCGTCGTCCGCCGGGCCGCGGCCGACGGGGACCCCGCGATGGACGCACTGCGGATGGGCGTCGCCGCGGCCAGCCTCGGGATCGACGCCGAGGACCCGCGGACGGCCGCCACCCGCGTCGTCGCGGTCGCCCCGACGATCGTCGCGGCATACTGGCGCTACCGCCAGGACGAGGCCCCGATCGAGCCCGACCCGGACTTGTCCCACGCCGCGAACTACCTGTACATGCTGACCGGCGAACGGCCCAGCGACGCCGCCGTTCGGGGCCTGGAGACCTATCTGGCGACCGTGATCGACCACGGGCTCAACGCCTCGACGTTCACCGCGCGGACGGTCGTCTCCACGGAGTCGGACCTGGTCTCCGCGGGAACGGCCGCGATCGGGACACTGAAAGGACCGCTCCACGGCGGCGCGCCGGGGCCGGTGTTGGATATGCTCCAGTCGGTCCACGAGTCCGGCGATCCCGAGGGGTTCGTCCGCGACCGACTCGACGCCGGGGAACGGCTGATGGGGTTTGGCCACCGCGTCTACCGGGTCCGCGATCCGCGGGCGGCGGTCCTCTCCTCGGCGGCCGAACGGTTCTACGCCGGGACCGACGAGGACGGCTTCTACGAGACGGTCGAGCAGTTCGAGTCGGTCGCACTCGACGCGCTGGCCGAACACAAACCGGACCGCCGGCTGGCGACCAACGTCGAGTTCTACACCGCGGCGCTGCTCCACGGCGTCGGGATCCCCCGGGACCTGTTCACGGCGACGTTCGCCGTCGGCCGGGCGGGCGGCTGGATGGCCCACTGTCTGGAGCAACTCGACGACAACAGACTGATCCGGCCGGTCTCGGCGTACGTCGGCGCGACCGACCGCGAGTGGACGCCGGTCGCGGAGCGCTGA
- a CDS encoding response regulator: MRPEWPPSDRRGEITVLHVDDNRDFLEATATGLEERADPITVTSLDDPTAVVPRLETGTVDCVVSDYDMPEMDGLELLRNVRAQFPDLPFILFTGKGSEEVASEAISAGVTDYVQKTGDSETVEMLCNRIENAVEHARAEERLAYESSLLDTLFEQIPHHLYVKDTEGRHLRVSHAHITEPDQLVGKTDQELYPDAHAEGTYTDDMKVLREGEPIIHKEEHTSQNKADTHSFDRIYEQYEQEPVTDKERYDEWALTSKVPWRNDDGDIVGLIGITLDISDRKHYEQSLERHAERLEQFLAQVVHDLRSPLQVADSNLALLRQEGVDADRLDAIERAHGQMDALVDDLSRFARHGEMEPEPEPVDLVTLVEQIWERHEQADATLSLGSLPTIEVDRTDCRRLLSNLIDNAVEHTEPGVEVSVRPLGEAAVDCDGLVVEDDGPGLPADRSQVFEAGYTTATDGTGLGLAIVETIADRHDWEVVATESDAGGARFEIRF, from the coding sequence ATGCGACCGGAGTGGCCGCCCTCGGATCGGCGGGGCGAGATAACTGTTCTTCACGTCGACGACAACCGTGACTTCCTCGAAGCGACCGCGACGGGGCTCGAAGAGCGGGCCGACCCGATCACCGTCACCTCGCTCGACGATCCGACGGCGGTCGTCCCCCGCCTCGAAACCGGGACCGTCGACTGTGTGGTCTCGGACTACGACATGCCGGAGATGGACGGGCTGGAACTCCTGCGGAACGTCCGCGCACAGTTTCCCGATCTCCCCTTTATCCTCTTTACCGGCAAAGGAAGCGAAGAAGTCGCCAGCGAGGCGATCTCGGCCGGCGTCACCGACTACGTCCAGAAGACCGGCGACAGCGAGACCGTCGAGATGCTGTGTAACCGGATCGAGAACGCCGTCGAGCACGCCCGGGCCGAGGAGCGCCTCGCCTACGAGAGCAGCCTGCTCGATACGCTGTTCGAGCAGATTCCCCACCACCTCTACGTCAAAGACACCGAGGGTCGTCACCTCCGGGTGAGTCACGCCCACATCACCGAGCCCGACCAGTTGGTCGGGAAGACCGACCAGGAGCTGTATCCGGACGCCCACGCCGAGGGCACCTACACGGACGACATGAAGGTCCTCCGGGAAGGGGAGCCGATCATCCACAAGGAGGAACACACCAGCCAGAACAAGGCGGACACGCACAGTTTCGACCGGATCTACGAGCAGTACGAACAGGAGCCGGTCACCGACAAGGAGCGGTACGACGAGTGGGCGCTGACATCGAAGGTCCCCTGGCGGAACGACGACGGCGACATCGTGGGCCTCATCGGGATCACCCTCGACATCAGCGACCGGAAACACTACGAACAGTCACTGGAACGCCACGCCGAGCGGTTAGAGCAGTTCCTCGCACAGGTCGTCCACGACCTCCGCTCGCCGCTGCAGGTCGCCGACTCGAACCTGGCGCTGCTCCGGCAGGAGGGGGTCGACGCCGACCGGCTCGACGCGATCGAGCGCGCACACGGGCAGATGGACGCGCTGGTCGACGACCTGAGCCGGTTCGCACGCCACGGGGAGATGGAACCGGAGCCCGAACCGGTCGATCTGGTGACGCTCGTCGAACAGATCTGGGAACGACACGAGCAGGCCGACGCGACGCTCAGTCTCGGCTCACTCCCGACGATCGAGGTCGACCGGACCGACTGCCGGCGGCTGTTGAGTAACCTGATCGACAACGCCGTCGAACACACCGAACCGGGGGTCGAGGTGTCCGTCCGGCCGCTGGGCGAGGCGGCTGTCGACTGCGACGGACTCGTGGTCGAGGACGACGGCCCGGGGCTCCCGGCCGACCGGAGCCAGGTGTTCGAAGCGGGGTACACGACCGCGACCGACGGCACCGGACTCGGGCTGGCGATCGTCGAGACGATCGCGGACCGGCACGACTGGGAGGTCGTCGCCACCGAGAGCGACGCCGGCGGCGCGCGCTTCGAGATCCGGTTCTGA
- the pdxS gene encoding pyridoxal 5'-phosphate synthase lyase subunit PdxS produces the protein MAEATDLEDLRRGTDLVKRGFAKMQKGGVIMDVVDRKQARIAEDVGAVAVMNLEAVPADIRKRGGVARMADPASLESIIDEVSIPVMGKARIGHTKEAQILEAAGADMVDESEVLTPADDRYHIDKRDFTAPFVCGARNLQEALRRIDEGAAMIRTKGEAGTGDVNQAVHHQRNIKGSIRKLEGMSYEEREKWAREHEAPADLVHETADMGRLPVVNFAAGGIATPADAALMMHHGCDGIFVGSGIFGAEDPEAMGTAVVEAVNNWDDPEALKEIATNVGKGMSGDANADLPEEEKLQGRGV, from the coding sequence ATGGCTGAAGCTACTGATCTGGAGGACCTTCGCCGCGGGACCGACCTCGTGAAGCGCGGCTTCGCGAAGATGCAGAAAGGCGGCGTCATCATGGATGTCGTCGACCGCAAGCAGGCCCGCATCGCCGAGGACGTGGGTGCTGTCGCGGTGATGAACCTCGAAGCGGTTCCGGCCGACATCCGCAAGCGCGGCGGCGTCGCCCGGATGGCCGACCCCGCCTCGCTCGAATCGATCATCGACGAGGTGTCGATCCCGGTGATGGGCAAGGCCCGGATCGGCCACACGAAGGAAGCCCAGATCCTCGAAGCCGCCGGCGCGGACATGGTCGACGAGAGCGAAGTGCTCACGCCCGCGGACGACCGCTACCACATCGACAAACGCGACTTTACCGCACCCTTCGTCTGTGGCGCCCGGAACCTGCAGGAGGCGCTGCGCCGGATCGACGAGGGCGCGGCGATGATCCGGACCAAAGGCGAGGCCGGTACCGGCGACGTGAACCAGGCGGTCCACCACCAGCGCAACATCAAGGGGTCGATCCGGAAGCTCGAAGGGATGAGCTACGAGGAACGCGAGAAGTGGGCCCGCGAACACGAAGCGCCCGCAGATCTCGTCCACGAGACCGCCGATATGGGGCGACTCCCGGTCGTCAACTTCGCCGCCGGCGGGATCGCTACCCCGGCCGACGCCGCGTTGATGATGCACCACGGCTGTGACGGCATCTTCGTCGGCTCTGGGATCTTCGGCGCGGAGGACCCCGAAGCGATGGGGACCGCGGTCGTCGAGGCCGTCAACAACTGGGACGACCCGGAGGCACTGAAGGAGATCGCGACCAACGTCGGCAAGGGGATGTCCGGCGACGCCAACGCGGACCTGCCCGAAGAGGAGAAACTCCAGGGCCGCGGCGTCTGA
- a CDS encoding PKD domain-containing protein has translation MEFVGDERSQSIQVGAVLLFAVLIIAFSTYQAFVVPDQNRQIEFNHNQEVQQQLQDLRNAIVSMPGEGGSQATSVALGTRYPSRAVAINPGPPSGSLRTVGTTDRSVNITIENATASGETGDYWNRTQVYNTGGLAYRPAYNVYTNPPDTYYEHTVLYNQFRSSNVTLANQTFIDGTDISLIALNGSLSRSSSGSTSVDVSSVSASTQTVTLSNGSSGPIRLIVVSRRPASYWEFLNSTQSTVDNVSDATTPAPTGFHTIAVTLNDTETYQLRMTKVGVGTAVTREDTAYLTTVTGKDTTVTQGQKTELILEVRNRFNNPPANTSSTLVQAEIAGSGSLDRSSKRPNDDGRVRFTYNATTAGSQQVRFSYVGIDSSFDPDTRQNASITVDVTAPPSGGSGGGGSSAYAVEWKDPGTDNSGSYLSDCSETDCTWDVGADSDDNLTLRAGTVPALDGSTVDFAVNNTTVGNLSVGENATGSSGEVTTNLIAKANGTIGVYAASGGSSDRINVTLERVGASGSGGGGNSDPTAQFDAPSNADTGEQITFDATASSDPDGDSLTYQWDFGDGTTGSGETTTHSYASSETNTVTLTVTDGNGGSDMATQTITISSGAGGPPSVSTATFSDGDNTITSTEANNNVQRTVTLNFNRTMNQGVNPTVQYENVTGGDSDYSVVSRTWVDSDTYRETLKFNANGADTPVTAVVSGAEASDGTVMDTERPLTFTFDANPPGDPNNVFIDTARINASTADSVTATLVNPDTLDGDEVAVLSLVNQSTGDTVTVEKTITTAGGDETVFTGIDAAPLPEGSVYAEGYVRDDVGNTGGTAGPNDETTKDTVAPAVSNYQVVREDADELTVTFDVTEATTSVASVDIAATGPGTIQAITNTNNDTSADPESYSITYRVSQTGEYDVILEGVFDEVGNNDTRLTQTVNTNNPSQSSPTIDSASASAVGNSGKYKVDYQVSDRDSDLQEITFTAYDSDGSQLDSVTEALNGGSGSGTSPEIDGGKEKGTLLTDTITVEVKDQQGNTDSETIDV, from the coding sequence ATGGAGTTCGTGGGTGACGAACGCAGCCAGTCCATCCAAGTGGGGGCTGTGTTGTTGTTTGCCGTTCTCATCATCGCCTTCTCGACCTACCAGGCGTTCGTCGTCCCCGATCAGAACCGTCAGATCGAATTCAACCACAACCAGGAGGTCCAGCAACAACTGCAGGACCTCCGGAACGCCATCGTCTCGATGCCCGGGGAGGGGGGGTCCCAGGCGACGAGTGTGGCACTGGGAACCCGGTACCCGAGCCGCGCAGTCGCGATCAACCCCGGACCACCCTCCGGCTCGCTTCGGACGGTCGGGACCACCGACCGGAGTGTCAACATCACCATCGAGAACGCCACCGCGTCCGGTGAGACGGGCGACTATTGGAACCGAACGCAGGTGTACAACACCGGGGGACTCGCCTACCGACCGGCGTACAACGTCTATACGAACCCGCCCGACACCTACTACGAACACACCGTCCTGTACAACCAGTTCCGGTCGTCGAACGTCACCCTCGCGAACCAGACGTTCATCGACGGGACCGACATCTCCCTGATCGCGTTGAACGGGTCGCTGTCTCGCTCGTCCAGCGGTTCGACGTCCGTCGACGTCAGTTCCGTCAGCGCGTCGACACAGACGGTGACACTCTCGAACGGGAGTTCCGGTCCGATACGGTTGATCGTCGTCTCCCGCCGCCCGGCGTCGTACTGGGAGTTCCTGAACAGCACGCAGTCGACCGTCGACAACGTCTCGGACGCCACGACACCGGCACCGACTGGATTCCACACGATCGCTGTGACACTGAACGACACCGAGACCTACCAGCTCCGGATGACGAAAGTCGGCGTCGGGACTGCCGTGACCCGGGAGGACACCGCGTATCTGACGACGGTAACCGGGAAGGACACGACAGTGACACAGGGGCAAAAGACCGAACTCATTCTGGAGGTGCGCAACCGCTTCAACAACCCGCCGGCCAACACCTCCAGTACGCTCGTCCAGGCCGAAATCGCCGGCTCGGGCTCGCTTGATCGGTCGTCGAAGCGGCCGAACGACGACGGGCGGGTTCGATTTACCTACAACGCGACGACGGCCGGGAGCCAGCAGGTCAGGTTCAGTTACGTCGGGATCGATAGCTCCTTCGATCCGGATACCAGACAGAACGCCTCGATCACCGTCGACGTGACAGCACCGCCCAGTGGCGGCAGCGGTGGCGGCGGTAGTAGCGCCTACGCCGTCGAATGGAAGGACCCAGGGACGGACAACTCGGGTAGTTACCTCTCGGATTGTTCGGAAACCGACTGTACGTGGGACGTGGGCGCCGACAGCGACGACAACCTGACGCTCAGGGCGGGAACCGTCCCGGCGCTGGACGGGAGCACAGTCGACTTCGCGGTTAACAACACGACGGTCGGGAACCTCTCGGTCGGCGAGAACGCGACCGGCTCCAGCGGCGAGGTGACGACGAATCTCATCGCGAAGGCGAACGGAACCATCGGTGTCTACGCGGCCAGCGGCGGGTCCAGTGACCGGATCAACGTCACGCTCGAACGGGTCGGTGCTAGCGGTAGTGGCGGTGGTGGGAACTCGGACCCGACCGCGCAGTTCGACGCGCCGTCCAACGCCGACACTGGCGAGCAGATTACGTTCGACGCGACCGCTTCCAGCGACCCCGACGGCGACTCGCTCACGTACCAGTGGGACTTCGGCGACGGGACCACCGGGTCAGGGGAGACGACTACGCACAGTTACGCCAGCAGCGAGACGAATACGGTGACGCTGACCGTCACCGACGGCAACGGCGGTAGCGACATGGCGACACAGACGATCACCATCAGCAGCGGCGCGGGCGGCCCGCCGTCGGTGTCAACTGCGACCTTCTCCGACGGGGACAACACCATCACCAGCACTGAGGCCAACAACAACGTCCAGCGGACGGTGACACTGAACTTCAACCGGACGATGAACCAGGGGGTGAACCCGACCGTCCAGTACGAGAACGTCACCGGCGGTGACAGCGACTATAGCGTCGTAAGTCGGACCTGGGTCGATTCCGACACGTATCGAGAGACGCTGAAATTCAACGCAAACGGTGCCGATACGCCTGTGACGGCCGTCGTTAGCGGGGCAGAAGCGAGCGACGGGACCGTGATGGACACCGAGCGGCCACTCACGTTCACGTTCGACGCGAACCCGCCGGGCGACCCGAACAACGTCTTCATCGACACGGCCCGGATAAACGCGTCGACGGCCGACAGCGTGACAGCGACGCTCGTCAACCCCGACACACTCGACGGGGACGAGGTGGCCGTGCTCTCGCTCGTCAATCAGTCGACCGGCGACACTGTCACCGTCGAGAAGACGATCACGACCGCAGGCGGGGACGAGACCGTCTTTACCGGTATCGATGCCGCTCCGTTGCCCGAGGGGTCGGTGTACGCCGAGGGGTACGTTCGCGACGATGTCGGGAACACCGGTGGCACCGCCGGTCCGAACGACGAAACGACGAAAGACACCGTCGCGCCCGCCGTGAGCAACTACCAAGTCGTCCGCGAGGACGCCGACGAGTTGACCGTGACCTTTGACGTGACGGAGGCGACGACATCGGTGGCTAGCGTCGACATCGCCGCGACTGGACCAGGCACGATTCAAGCGATCACGAACACTAACAACGATACCAGCGCTGATCCTGAGAGCTACAGTATCACGTACCGCGTCAGTCAGACCGGCGAGTACGACGTGATTCTGGAGGGAGTCTTCGACGAGGTCGGGAACAACGACACGCGGTTGACCCAGACGGTCAACACGAACAACCCATCACAGAGTTCACCCACTATCGACTCTGCTTCGGCTTCAGCAGTTGGTAATTCTGGGAAGTACAAGGTAGATTATCAAGTCAGCGACCGTGACAGCGACCTACAAGAGATTACGTTCACCGCGTACGATTCTGACGGTTCACAATTGGATTCGGTTACAGAGGCACTAAACGGTGGATCCGGAAGTGGAACATCGCCCGAGATAGACGGCGGGAAGGAGAAAGGAACTCTACTTACCGATAC
- a CDS encoding mechanosensitive ion channel family protein — protein MQQAGVVQRALELLEQLSALYGPTAVTFGVLLAAFVLVVLVFPAIVQAGRHVVFSRYFAGQFDGAYGIAERIAPTSSSGVLLRTVQFTVIVSAVATVLVLWGVVDPSGSLSQIATSDLFRVGITVVLAAVGFAASDQLKRLVDRLGDGSDRITEHQEEIVLRVGQVVILLTVLSGGLTLWGENLSGLLVGAGFLGIVVGLAARQTLGSLIAGFVLMFSRPFTIGDWVELGEQEGIVTDITIFNTRLENFDGEFVVIPNDQVADQAITNRSQKGRLRLTLDVGVDYDTDIDHASEVAHEAIAGVEGVVDSPSPQIIPKSFGDSAIVLELRFWIDHPTPPRKWRAISQVVGAVKTAFDEAGIVVPFPQRRFSVREGAADTPPEQLATLAERSDTDD, from the coding sequence ATGCAGCAGGCAGGGGTGGTCCAGCGCGCGCTGGAACTCCTGGAACAGCTCTCGGCGTTGTACGGACCGACAGCCGTCACGTTCGGCGTTCTCCTCGCCGCGTTCGTCCTCGTCGTCTTGGTGTTCCCCGCGATCGTACAGGCCGGCAGACACGTCGTCTTCTCGCGGTACTTCGCCGGCCAGTTCGACGGCGCCTACGGGATCGCCGAGCGGATCGCGCCGACCTCCTCCTCGGGAGTGCTGTTACGGACGGTCCAGTTCACCGTCATCGTGAGTGCGGTTGCGACGGTCCTCGTCCTCTGGGGTGTGGTCGATCCGAGCGGGAGTCTGAGCCAGATCGCCACCAGCGACCTGTTCAGAGTCGGGATCACGGTCGTACTCGCGGCCGTCGGCTTCGCGGCGTCCGATCAGTTGAAACGGCTCGTCGATCGGCTCGGCGACGGGTCCGATCGGATCACCGAACACCAGGAAGAGATCGTGCTCCGGGTCGGCCAGGTAGTGATCCTGTTGACCGTGCTGTCCGGTGGACTGACCCTCTGGGGTGAGAACCTCAGCGGGCTGCTCGTCGGGGCCGGATTCCTCGGCATCGTTGTCGGGCTCGCGGCCCGGCAGACGCTGGGTTCGTTGATCGCCGGCTTCGTCCTGATGTTCTCGCGCCCGTTCACGATCGGCGACTGGGTGGAACTGGGCGAGCAGGAGGGGATCGTCACCGACATCACTATCTTCAACACTCGCCTGGAGAACTTCGACGGGGAGTTCGTCGTCATCCCGAACGACCAGGTCGCCGACCAGGCGATCACCAATCGCAGCCAGAAAGGCCGACTCCGGCTGACTCTGGATGTCGGCGTCGACTACGACACCGACATCGACCACGCCAGCGAGGTCGCACACGAGGCCATCGCCGGCGTCGAAGGCGTCGTCGACTCTCCGTCCCCCCAGATCATCCCGAAGTCCTTCGGGGATTCGGCGATCGTCCTGGAACTGCGGTTCTGGATCGACCACCCGACCCCGCCACGGAAGTGGCGCGCGATCTCGCAGGTCGTCGGAGCGGTCAAGACCGCCTTCGACGAGGCCGGGATCGTCGTCCCGTTCCCCCAGCGACGGTTCTCCGTCCGCGAGGGCGCCGCCGACACCCCACCGGAGCAACTCGCCACGCTCGCCGAGCGATCGGACACCGACGACTAG
- a CDS encoding DUF1405 domain-containing protein, translated as MATLGGRIEAVVARGFDGPLPDTEGLPRYVAPLPEWLENVGLRLAWPIALVNLVGTLFGFWYYAGRPLDLAPPLIEGQLGAAPLLAYPLIPDSPVATMFIGLSFAAWRLDWDVEWLHALAFFGCIKLGLWTPYVQLVVNGPAGIATWLYWFLILSHLAMAVEAFLIHRYASFSVPAVAVAVGWYGFNDVVDYFVPVLEGPHHTVLRAEIVAGGIDHTLPAHDLAAGWAVVLTLAATFLALATRVEKVKRGG; from the coding sequence ATGGCCACACTCGGCGGGCGCATCGAGGCAGTCGTCGCGCGTGGGTTCGACGGACCGCTCCCGGACACCGAGGGGCTTCCCCGCTACGTCGCACCGCTCCCGGAGTGGCTGGAGAACGTCGGCCTCCGACTCGCCTGGCCGATCGCGCTGGTCAACCTCGTCGGCACCCTGTTTGGCTTCTGGTACTACGCCGGTCGGCCGCTCGATCTGGCACCGCCCCTGATCGAGGGACAACTCGGCGCCGCGCCACTGCTCGCGTACCCGCTGATCCCCGACTCGCCGGTCGCGACCATGTTCATCGGCCTCTCGTTTGCCGCCTGGCGACTCGACTGGGACGTGGAGTGGCTCCACGCGCTCGCCTTCTTCGGCTGTATCAAGCTCGGACTGTGGACGCCTTACGTCCAACTGGTCGTCAACGGCCCGGCGGGCATCGCCACCTGGCTCTACTGGTTCCTGATCCTCTCGCACCTGGCGATGGCCGTCGAGGCGTTTCTCATCCACCGGTACGCGTCCTTCTCGGTTCCCGCGGTCGCGGTCGCGGTCGGCTGGTACGGCTTCAACGATGTCGTGGACTACTTCGTCCCCGTGCTAGAGGGGCCACACCACACCGTCCTCCGGGCCGAGATCGTCGCCGGCGGCATCGATCACACGCTGCCGGCACACGATCTGGCGGCCGGCTGGGCGGTCGTGCTGACGCTCGCGGCGACGTTCCTGGCGCTTGCGACCCGGGTCGAGAAAGTGAAACGCGGCGGGTGA
- a CDS encoding DUF2150 family protein, translating to MSTPPGEYYTDERWQNWIDRIDDEDVDPENEDSARLLLNLQDDAAIAVVKILSDYDDDTLDEETALDELRGVREIVLEEVTLDDEETVMLIDGVQTSLVCVFYAAEEYVAEGVADEGTVADYVAAAADAEAEEDLDAALGYCVQAGTRIIDGEELAMEIAEDLDYGLVSEWVNGLDSLQTAMEDPEVVEEEDDEN from the coding sequence ATGAGCACTCCGCCGGGGGAGTATTACACCGACGAACGTTGGCAGAACTGGATCGACCGAATCGACGACGAGGACGTGGATCCCGAGAACGAAGACTCGGCACGCCTCCTGTTGAACCTCCAAGACGACGCCGCGATCGCGGTCGTGAAGATCCTCAGTGACTACGACGACGACACACTCGACGAGGAGACCGCGCTCGACGAACTTCGGGGCGTCCGAGAGATCGTCCTCGAAGAGGTCACACTCGACGACGAGGAGACCGTAATGCTGATCGACGGGGTCCAGACCTCGCTGGTCTGTGTGTTCTACGCCGCCGAGGAGTACGTCGCCGAGGGCGTCGCCGACGAGGGAACCGTCGCCGACTACGTCGCCGCCGCGGCCGACGCCGAAGCCGAGGAGGACCTAGACGCCGCACTGGGCTACTGTGTCCAGGCCGGGACCCGCATCATCGACGGCGAGGAACTGGCGATGGAGATCGCGGAGGACCTCGACTACGGTCTGGTCTCCGAGTGGGTCAACGGACTCGACAGCCTTCAGACCGCGATGGAGGACCCGGAAGTCGTCGAGGAAGAGGACGACGAGAACTGA